Genomic DNA from Peribacillus simplex NBRC 15720 = DSM 1321:
AAAAATTAAGGGAAGAAATTGCAACAAGGGACAAGCTAGACTCGGAACGCGAGGTATCGCCCCTGAAAAAGGCGGCAGATGCTATCGAAATTGATACGACTTCTTTATCGATTCAGGAAGTTGCAGAAAGTATCATGTCTTTAATAGAAGAGAGGAAAAGATAAAATTGGATTTTTACACATTTGCCAAAAACGTCGTAAAAGGCGTTTTAACGCCTGCGTATAGGGTTAAGACGCTCGGAAAGGAACATATCCCTAAAGAGGGCGGAGTATTGATCTGTGCCAATCACATTGATAATTTGGATCCGCCTGTAGTTGGTATGACATCTCCAAGGGATATTCATTTCATGGCGAAGGAAGAGTTGTTTCAAGCACCTGTTTTAAAGGGTATATTACCCAGAGTGAATGCTTTTCCGGTCAAGCGGGGCAATAGCGATCGTGAATCCCTTAGAAAAGGTTTAAAGCTTTTGAAGGAGGGCAAGGCGATTGGTCTGTTTCCCGAGGGAACCAGAAGCAAGACTGGTGAATTGGGAGAAGGTTTGGCGGGTGCTGGATTTTTCGCGTTGCGGTCTGATGCCGTTATCATACCCTGTGCAATCATCGGCCCATATAAATT
This window encodes:
- a CDS encoding lysophospholipid acyltransferase family protein, whose product is MDFYTFAKNVVKGVLTPAYRVKTLGKEHIPKEGGVLICANHIDNLDPPVVGMTSPRDIHFMAKEELFQAPVLKGILPRVNAFPVKRGNSDRESLRKGLKLLKEGKAIGLFPEGTRSKTGELGEGLAGAGFFALRSDAVIIPCAIIGPYKFLRPLKVVYGPPINFTEYREQKISADEATKIIMDQIGKLISEHK